From the genome of Carnobacterium viridans:
ACGAATACACATCCGTAGAGTACAAATCATCTGTTAACGTTAAACTTTTTTGCTTACGTGCAAATACCACTGGAACTCCTAAAGCCAAACCTGCGAATACAGCAGGCGCAATACCTGAGGATTCAATCGTTACTATTCTAGTAATCCCTTTATTCGCATAATGTTTAGCAAATTCATTTCCTATAGATTGCATAAGTTTAGGATCAATTTGATGATTTAAAAAGTTATCTACTTTTAAAACTTCTCCTCCTAAAACATTCCCATCTCTTAAAATACGTTCTTCTAATTCTTTCATGAGGCCCAGCCTTTCTTTTCGTTAATAGATTTAGAGCAGAATAAAAAAGCTTTCTCGTTGATTATGCGTTCATAAGCGTTGAAAAAGACTCAAAATAGTCATCCATTCACATTGAATATACGCTTTTTCACGTAAAAGGTCAATCACTTTTAAATTCTAACAGATACTTAAGTTAGAAAACACGAACATTTTCCTCACTAAACCATTTTGTATTCCATTATTTAATAGTCATTTTTAATAGAGGCTTATAAATTAAACTAGAATTTATAAAACGAATAGTATACTATTAAATTAAAGCGATTTAAGAAAGGAGTTTGGCATGGGTAATAAAAGTTTACTAGAACTTATTAAACAGTATTGGTATCTAGGTATTTTATTTGTCATTCTTATAGTAGTGCTCGTTATTGGAACAAACCAAGAAAAACCCTGGTCAGAAAGTCTGTCGATAACTGAAACGACATCATCTACTGCAGAAGAAGCTGAGTCTGCTATTGTAGAATCTGAGGTTAGTTCTACTGTATCTGAAGATAAGGATAATGTATTTCGAAAAGAAACAAAATTATTTTTCTTAAGCGACCATCAGCCGGACATTGAAGAAATGGAAGAATCTGTTGAAAGTGAACCAGAAGAATTGGAAGAAGCGGAAGATTCCACCGTTGAGGTTGAAAGTATTGAACCTACTGAATCAAGCAGCTACACCCCTACATATTCTAATGACACTTACTCTAAACCGAAAAGCTCAAGTTCTTCATCTACTAACAGTTCGCCTAAGCCAACTACTCCTAAACAACCTGTTAAAGATCCAGTACCTGAGACCGATGAATCAGAGTCTGTTCATGAATCAAATTCAGAACCTGTAGAAACACCAGAAACTGATTCAGAAACAACGGAAGACTCTTCTTCTGCTCCAGAAATAATCGAGTCAGAAACACCAGCAGAAGAAATCCCTTCAATTGACTCTTCCATTAGTGAAGAATAGAAAATACTCTTTACAACACAAAAAGTACATTGTCCTTTAGACAATGTACTTTTTGTATTACTTCAATTAAGACTATCTGTGCCACTCTTAGAGAGAATGATTCCTTGACAGCTCCTACTCGACACTCCTAGGCTATTTTCATCACCAATTATCCACTAAACCGCCTCTACTCGACTTTACTAGCCTATTTCCATCACCAATTATCCACTAGATCTCCTCTACTCGACATTCCTAGTCCATTTCCATCACCAATTAACCACTAAACCGCCTCTACTCGATATTCTTAGCCCATTTCCATCAGCAATTATCCACTAGACCGCTTTTACTCGATATTCTTAGCTTATTTCACCTATTAGGTACAATTAGGTGATTTTTCTGTAACAAAATGTGTTTAATATAGAAAATTTTTCGGTAACGAAAAATCTCCAATTGAAAAATCAATACTTATGGAGTCTACACCGCTATGTATGTGCGACAAAAAAAACCTCCAGAAGTTTATCCCTTCTGGAGGTTAAGTTTAATCTTCTTGTAACTCATTTTCTTCATCAACAACGGTGTTTAATCGTTCTACATAAAGACTCACTAATCGTGAACCTTCTATTTTATCGGCTTTTAACAAGTAATTTTCATACTCCACATTGGCGTTATCATCTGGTTGAGGAATATTTCCGTATTGGGTAATGAAATAACCGGCAATAGAATCCACATCGTTGGATTCTATTTCTGTTCCAAAGAACTCATTAAATTTTGACAATTGAGTGGAGCCATCTACTAGATAGATGCTTTCGGATACTTGCTCAATCATGTTATACGTTTCATCGTATTCATCATCGATATCCCCTACTATTTCTTCAAGTAAATCTTCTAATGTCACGATACCAACGACACCGCCGTATTCATCATTTAATACTGCAAGTTGATTACGTGTACGTCTTAGTTCATACAGTAAATCATCAATATGAATCGTTTCTGGAACAAATAACGCTGGATTTAAAATATCTTTCAAGTCAATATCATCGATTTTAGTTGTTCGAGAAGCTTTCAACAAATTCTTAACATGGATGATCCCAATGATTCTGTCTTTATCTTCAAGATAAACTGGAACGCGAGAATAAGGAATATCCAATAATTGTGGAATATTCACTTCGCTTCCATCTTTATAATCAATCATATACGTATCAGTACGCGGAACCATGATTTCTCTGGCCATTTTAGTATCCATAGATAAGATTCCTTTTAGCATAGTAAATTCATCCGGATCAATTGCTCCTGCTATTTGGCTATTTTCTAGATAAGCACGAAATTCATCACGTGTTAATTTTTCTTTTTCTTCTGTAAAATCTATGGGTGTTAATCTTTTTAAAATATTTGTTGAAAAAGAAAGCAATCGTACAAAAGGTTTAGCGAATGTTTGTACTACTAGAATCGTACCAGAAGTAGCACGAGCAACCTCTTCAGCTTTTTGTAGAGCTACTTGCTTTGGATATAATTCCCCAAATACAAGGGTTATATAAGATAGCACGATCGTCACGACAAATGTTGCTATTTGTGCCCCACCTGGAATAGTTGATAAATAGGGTTCGAGGCGCGTTGCAAAACTGGTTGCTGCGGATGCACTTGAAAAGAAGCCTGCTAAGGTTATGGCTACTTGTATAGTAGCTAAGAAGTTATCGGAGTTGCTCAACAGCTTCAAGATATTCAAAGACTTCTTATCGCCTTTAGCTGCCTTTTCTCTTATTTTTCCTTGATCTATCGAAACGAATGCCATTTCTGCTGATGCAAAAAATGCATTAACTGCTGTCAATATAACGATAATTAATATCTGTCCTATCAACGACTGACTATCGGGGTCTGAATTCATTTATCATTGTCTCCTTCAAATTTTTCTGTTTTTTAACAAAGTAGAAATAATATACCACTTTTTTCAACTAATTTCAACTGCTAGTCTTTTACTAGTAAGTATCCATTTTTTCAAGCATTGGAAGCATCGCATCGATGACTGTTCCGCTTGATTTTCCCTCTATCATAGATACAATCAAGTAACTGCTATTTTCGGCATCAAATGCTAGTAAGAAACCATTTGTTTCTGCATCTTCGCCTTCTGTTTCAGCTTCTCTTGTTTCTGCTGTACCTGTTTTAGCTGCCGTTTTTTGGTCAATAACAGCTAGTTTATGAGAGGATCCATATTCTTTTTGTACCGTTTGAACTAAATCTTCTTTAATAATAGCTGCTGATTCTGGTGAGACAACTTGTTTGGGTTCTGCTGTTTCTTGGTCAGCTGTCAGTTTAGGGTACACGAGGTTTCCTTCATTTGCAAATGGTGTATACGTTACTGCTTGTTGAATGAGATTAAGCAGCAATTCCCCTTGTCCAAATGCTGTATCTGCCAATTGTCCTTCTGAATCCAGTGTACCACTGTTAGATATTTGTGCTGGATTCATTGCAATCGGTAATTTCAAATCTTCGCCAAAAACATAGTTAGCTAAGCCTGCTTCATAGACCTCTCTACCCATTTCTAATGCTTCTCGTGCAAAATAAATATTATCTGAATAAGCAAATGCATCTGCTAAATTCACACTTGGAGTATCCTTGACACGAGTTACTTTATAGTCGCCCCAAGAAGCGTCTTTTTGCCAAGATAAGCCAGTGATTTTCTGCGTCTCTTCTGGAATGATTGTTCCTGCATCTAAGCCAATTCCTGCTGTGACCACTTTAAATGTTGATCCTGGTGCATAACCAGCAGCGTAACGAGCGAGAAACGGACTCTTTGGATCTTCAGCATATGCTTGATAATCCTCTGAACTAATACCGCTTGACATCAAGTTCGCATCATAAGATGGTGTGCTGACTAATGCTAACAAGCTACCATCTGTTGGATTCATGAAAACAGCTGAGCCACTCTCGCCTGTTAATTGATCGTAAGCTGCTTGTTGCATTTCGGCGTCAATGGTCAGTGTAATATCTTCACCATTTTGGACTTCTGTTTCTTGTAACACAGTTTTTAATTCGCCGTCACTTGTTTGAATCTCTATGCGTCCGCCCTTTTGTCCTCTTAACCGTTCATCGTATGTCGCTTCTAAACCAGATTTCCCAATGCTATCTCCAGTTCTTAGAGTGGGGTCTTTTTCAATGTCTTCTGCGGAAACTTCTCCAACATATCCGATCAGGTGTGCTGCTGCTTCATTTAAAGGATAAGTACGTGCAGTAATTTCTTGATACACTACTCCAGCAACTTGAGGCAATTCTGCATCCTTAGTCATAGTTTTAAATGGAACAAAACTATCAGGTGTTACCCATCCTTGTTTTAAACGATTTTCCAATTCTTCTATGGTTACATCATAGGTTTCAGCAATTTTTTCTAAATTTGTTGTTCTTTGATCATCTTCTCCTAAAGCGGAAGGCTGCATCCCCGCTTGCCAAGAAGTACCTTCTGTTGCTAATGGAGAGCCGTCTCTATCTAAAAGATCTCCTCTTTCACCGACAGTTGTGATGATTGAAATTTTATCGGTTGGTTCCATATCAGGAAAAATAAGATGTGTATTCCAATCTACTTGATACTCATTTTCAATTTGAGACAATGTTGTTTCATAAAGTTTTTCATCTAACGATCCTAAAGCCGTCTCCATACTAACGGTATAAGACAACGTGTATTGATCTGTTTCTTCATCTTGTGCAAGTTTCAAATCAGATACAGTTAACTCCGCTGCTCCTATACCGCCATATACTGTTTCATAACGCTCAGCCATAGATTTTTTTGTATACTCAATTTCTGTCAATGATTCTTCTGAAACTACCTCGCTCATAGCTGCGTAATCTTGTTTTTCTAAAGCTGCAATAAACGTATCTGCTGCTTTTTGAGCAGCCTTTTCATCTCTTGCTTCAGTCCAAGTAGCATACCCTATGATTCCTCCACCAATCACTAAAAGAACAGCTACAGCTATGCTAATTAATGCCCATATTGGAAGCTTTTTGCCTTTCTTATTACTGTTTCTCATTTTTTACACCTGCTTTAGTTTATTATTTTCCTTGTGAATCTTGCCGTTCTTCATACTTGATTTCTTCTTGTCCACGGTATTTCTTCATTAATTCGCTAAATAATTTACCATTACTAGGGGGCGTATAGGTAATGGCATTAGCGCCAGCTTCTATTGTCTCTTTGATACTTTCATCTGTTGGCCCGCCTGTCGCAATAATGGGCACTTTTGGAAATTTCTTGCGTATTTCACGTACAATATGAGCTGTTTGAGCTGCTCCACTGACATTAAGGATGTCTACACCTGCATCCAGTTTTTCTTGAATATTCGTAAATTCAGAAACAATAGTTGAAATTATCGGAATATCTACTACTCGATCTACTTGCTGATATGTTTTTGTAGGCGTTGGCGAATTAAGTACGACTCCAATACAACCATGAGCTTCAGCAAATAAAGCAATATTAGCTGAACGATGTCCATTTGTAATACCTCCGCCAACTCCAGCAATAACTGGCATACTAGCTACAGTAGTGATTCCTTGGATGATTGCTGGATGAGGTGAAAACGGATAGACTGCAATAACGGCATCAGCATCATTGTTCAATATAATGGCAATATCCGTTGTAAAAAGTAATGAACGAAATCTTTTCCCATTTATGATAATGCCACTAGCTGTATCAATAACTTCCGGCACAGATACATAGTGTTTTCTTAAATCAGTAGTGATACTAGGAGAACCTTTTTTTTCTTCCATTTTTTCACCTCATTAGTAAATTTATACTGTTTATTTTAACGAATGTTTACTCTAATTGCTATCATTCTGTCATTTTATGAAGCGATTTCTTTCTTTAGTAAGAGGAAGACCTGATTCATTCTTGAGAAGGAACCAAGTCTATCTTCTTAATCATACCGATTTAAGTTGTATTGTTCGATTAATCGAATCAGTTTTTCTGGGTAGTCTGGATCTGTAGCATAGCCGCTTTCTTGTAAAGCGTAAGCCGCTTCTTTATAATTTGCTGCTGTTAAGACTTTCGCATATTGATTTTCATTCCATGTTGTTCCTTTAGTAAACAATTCAGAGTGATCTTCCATAGACTCTTGCCAAGTTGCATACTTTCTGAAATCAGCTTTAATTTCAATCCACTCGCCATTTACATATTCTTTCGTTTTCATCGTTGCAATTGGTTCTGAATCGCTGCCTTTGATTCCGTAATAATTATTATTTTTAACCGAAAGCTCACTATTGCCCCAATCTGATTCAAGTATCGCTTGTGCAATACTGATACTAGGCAAGACTCCATACTTTTCTTGCAACACTTTAGAATAATCTGCAATTTGGACAATAAACTGTTCTTCATTTAGAGACTCCTCTTGCGGAACGTGCACTTCTGAGACCTCTTGACCTAAAAAATAGAGTGTGCCAAGGAAGACAAAAACAAAAACAAAAAGAGTCATCATGATATAGCTAGGAGATATTTTTTTGTTATACTTGCGTTTAGTTGTTTTGTAGATTTTCTTTTTTTGCTTTTTAAGGGGCACGTCTTTCTTCCTCTCATTTTAAAAAATTCATAAAAATAAGATTACTTACCAGCTTCGTTTAATAAGGCGATATATTCTTCTAAAGACAAGTTATAGTTTTTCATGTAAGCTGCATTTTCTTTGCCAACATAACGAAAATGCCATGATTCGTATTCAATTCCTGTTTCTGCTTCTTTACCTTTAGGGAATCGAAGAACAAATCCATAATCAGCTGCATGTTCAACCAGCCACTGTTGAGAGGCTTGAGTATCAAATTCAGCAATCAACCCTTTTCCAGAATTCAACCATTCAGTATCCATCACATCAATTGCAAGGCCTGTGTGATGCTCGCTGCCACCAGGTATAGCGATATAATCTTCCGTCAGCTTAACAGCTTCTTCTTTAGAATGCCCTTCATCTACATACTTTTGAATGCTATTATTGTAATTGGTTGTCTGCAATTCAACGGAACGGAATGTAGAAACAGCTATGATTTCATGACCTGCTTCTTTTCCAGCATCGGTCATTGCAGTATACTCTTCAATAATTCGTTGATCTACCAACAATCCATTTGAATTTGGCAAGGCACTTAAAGGTCTTTCAATCGATTCATCTATTTTTGTCCAGTTATTGACTAATTCTAGATTCCAATCTTCTGTTGAGGCGTCCGGTAAAGCGTCTAGCATGGCTTGATGTTCTGCTTCTTCTGCTAATTTTTGTTCTTCTTCTGGCGTTAAAGAAACACTTGAAGAGCTCGTTTCTGCAGATTGACTAGACTGAACGGATGCTTCTTGGTTGAATTGTTCACACCCTCCTAATATACCTGTTGCTATCAGTAGTAGTGCTAAATTTTTCTTCATTTTTTAAAGACTCCAATCTACTTTTACATATTGTGATTCATCAAAAACACACTAGGATATGAAGTTAGTGCACTTTTGATTTTACTCCTTTATAATAACATTAATACCGATTAATTTTAACAGTAAATCTTTTTTTGGAGGACTATGAATGAAAAATGAACCATTAACAAATCACCTTTACAAAGCCTCTCAAGGTATTGCTGCTGCTGTAGTGGCAACTTTAGGTATTGGGCTGCTAATTCAAAGTATTGGAGAATTATTGGGCTTTTCTACACTTATTACGATTGGTGCAGTTACAAAGACTTTGTTGATTCCCGGCTTAGGTATTGGGATTAGTTATTATTTAAAGACCGATATTCTTACCTTATTGAGTGCAACTGCAGCCGGTGTTATCGGCGGTCGTGCCTATCTTTTTTCCGATGGCATACTTTCTTTAAAAAGTGGTGAACCTGTTGGCGCTTTAGTTGCAATTGGTACCGCCATTGTAGTAGGTACCTTTTTATTTAACAAAACGCGCTTTAATATGATACTAGTACCTTTTGCAAGTATTTTAATCAGTGGATTAGTGGGTTACTTTTTATCTGCCCCAATCGCCTATACATTGAATAACGCTTCTTTACTGATTACTTCCTCTGTAGCTGGGTTTCCGCTTTTATCTTCAATGGTTTTAGGGCTGGTTTTTGGTTTACTTATTTTATCTCCTGCTTCATCTGCAGCTATTGCACTTGCTTTGCAACTGGATGGTTCTGCTGGAGCAGCTGCTTTAATTGGATGTAGTGTGCAATTCACTGTCTTTGCTTTTCTGAGTTTGAAAGACAATGATGCCGGTACATTTCTTGCCCAACTAATCATTACACCAAAACTTCAAACAGGAAATATTCTTAAACACCCTAAAGTGGCATTGTTTCCACTGATTCTTGGAACGCTATTAGCTCCTGTGGGGGTTCTGATATTTGGTTTGGAAGCTTCTGCTGAAATTGCAGGGATGGGGTTATGCGCTTTAGTCGCTGTTTTTGGAATTGCTTCTTCTCAAGGAATAGGTGCTACATTTTCTTATCTTTTTATTGTTGTTGTTTTACCCGCTCTTTTAACCCTGCTGTTTAAACCCTTTATTATCAAATCAAACCTTCTAAAACCCAATGATTTAAAAATTATCATTTAATTAAAAGAAGTTAACAGAATGAACTCTGTCAACTTCTTTTATCGTTTAACGAAAAAGCTAGGCATTTTTCCATTGAGATTCACTCTTCAGATTCTGAGCTTTTTTTCAGTAAATGACGCAATGCGCGGGATACTCTTGTTTTTAATTACTGATAATCGTTAAGTCTCTAAACATGGAGCTATACGTCTTGAATATTTTGATTGAACCATTCTAATAAATTTGGTTTATCGGTTTTTATTTGTTGTTGGATAACTCCAGGTAAACGCAATTCGATGATGTCTTTGTAACTCCAAAAATCGTACTCCACTTCAATTCTAAGAATAGTCGTATTCTGTTTTCGATGGTGCTCAGTCAATTGTTCTGCCGTTTCCTTTTTAAATTCGAGCTCAGCGGTACCAGTGTTTACCCACTTTTGTGCTACATGAAATTTAATGGCTAAATATTCATTAACTGGATTGGCTTTAACTTCTGGGAAAAACGTAGCATTTCGACAAACTTTTTGAACTAGCATCCATTCATAGTCTGTAAACAATCGCGAAATCTTATTCATATTTTCAGGTTTTAATCCTTGGTTACCTTTCTTCCATCGGTCCCAACTTTGTGGTGAAATGCCTAATTGTGAGGTATAAAAAGCTTTTTCGCTAACAAACTGCTCCTTTATTGCTCTTAAAACAATTTCTACTAACGCTTCATGCATTTTGATCATTCCCCTTTCAGTTCATAAATCTATCCAATAAGTGCTACTTTCATTTTACACCTATTACGTTAACTTTCAAATTTGAACACCTTAGTTCTATCGCTTTTTTATAAAAAAGAATTCGGATTACTTTCCTCCTTCAATCCAGCGTTTTTCAATGGTAGAATAGAATCACTATGGTTCAAATAAATTTTAGGAGGCTTTCCATGAGAAAATTAAATTGGGGAATTTTAGGTTTAGGTCAAATAGCAACTGAATTTGCGGAAGCGTTTGATGTTGAAAATGCCGTACTTTATGCTGCCGGTTCACGAAATGATGAAAAAGCAGCTGCATTTGCCAAAAACTATGCGCTTGAAAAGTCATATGGTTCATATGATGCGCTACTAGAAGACCCGTCTATTGACGTTGTTTATATTGCTACACCACATAGCCATCATGCTGAATTGATTTTAAAAAGTTTAGAACATGGCAAACACGTTTTATCAGAAAAAGCCATCACCATGAATAATGATCAATTGACTCAAGCTATGAAGTTAGCGAAAGAGAAAAAATTAGTATTAGCAGAAGCAATGGTCATTTATCATATGCCCCTTTACCGCAAACTAAAAGAAATCGCTCAAAGTGGATCGCTTGGAAAGTTAAAGATGATTCAAGTTTCATTCGGAAGTTTAAAAGAAAAAGATCCAGCCAATCGTTTTTTTAACAAAGATCTTGCTGGTGGAGCGTTATTAGATATTGGAATTTACGCTCTATCATTTGCTCGCTTTTTCTTAACTAGTCAGCCCAAAGAAATTCATACAACAATGAATTTTTACGAAACAGGTGTAGATGAGCAGTCAGGAATCTTATTAAAGAATGATCAAAATGAATTGGCTACTATCTCTCTTACTTTTAGAGCTAAAATGCCAAAGACAGGTATCGTTGCATTTGAAAATGGCTTTATTACAGTTAATGATTTCCCTCGTGCAGACAAAGCAACTGTAACTATGCCGGATGGTTCAGTGGAAACTGTTGAAGCTGGAGATACCAAGCAAGCTATGAATTACGAAATAGCTGATATTACGGATATGATTCTGTCAGATGGTCCTAATCCATCACTTGCCCTAACGCATGATGTAATGGAAATCATGGATACATTACGAAAGGATTGGGGACTTCACTACGATTTCGAATAAACTTTCTTAGTTCTCACTTTATATATAACTAAAGCCAATGAACTGTCCTACTTTACAAGGACAAGTCATTGGCTTTAACTTTATTAAGACCTATTTAAAATGCAAATAGAGGATTACAAATAAGTTGTTTTGCAATTTCAATTCTTGTTGCATCAACTCAAACAAAATTCGTCTCTGAGTTGATCGAATTAGTCCTAGTTGCATTAACTCAAATAGAAATCGTTCCTGAGTTGATCGAATTAGTCTTTGTTGCATCAACTCAAGCAGAAATCATCTCTGAGTTGATCGAATTAGTCCTAGTTGCATTAACTCAAATGGAATTCGTCTCTGAGTTGATCGAATTAGTCTTTGTTGCGTCAACTCAAACAAAATTCGTCTCTGAGTTAATCGAATTAGTCCTTGTTGCATCAACTCAAACAGAATTCGACTCTGAGTTAGTTGAACAACCCCACAATAGCTTTCCATATTTGACTAAAGAAGTTGCCCACTTTATCCACTAACCCGCTATCTTCAGCTTGTTTCAAAGCATCGCCGAATTTATCTTGGACTGTATTAGACAAGTTCTTTAATTGTTCTTTCACTTCTGCAGAATCAATGGCACTTGTTTGTTGGTATTTCTCAAATAAAGCCATCAATTGATTGATTTGATCTTGTGTAACAGCATTTTGTAAATTGTTTTTTTCTAGCGCTTCATTGATAATGCGTTCTACATCTTCTTTTGTAGCTAGTTCGCCTTGTTGTTCTTTTAATTCAGCTAAACTTTGCTTGATATCAATAATCGCTTGATCAAATTTAGCAGTATCAAATTCTTCGTTATCCGCATTTTCTTGTGCAATATCATTCGTTGTTTCTAGTTCATCTTGCGCTACTTCCATGCGTTCTTGGTCCAATTCTTCACCGTTCACATCAAATGCTTTGTAAATACCTGATAAAGCACTTTCTCCCGTAACTTTGCTGACACTTGCAACTACGATTTTCACGTCGTTTACTCCTGCCGTAATAGCTGCATTAGCATACTGATCTTGTGTAATTTGACTAATATTTTTTGGAGTTACGATTTCGACATCCACACCTTCACCAGCATCTTGCTTTTGTACCAGTACGGATGAGATCATACTAGAGGTATTTCCTGAACCATCGCCTAAATAATTGATCAAATCTTGACCTGATACACTTCCGATAGCTACATTTTCAGGTTTTTCGATTCCTAAAAGGTCTTCCGTTTCAGTAATTTGACTTTCAGATAATCCGCCACCATAAATAAACGTTGGTTTGCCCCATTTTTCATCTACTACTGTTGTGTCGATTCCATTTGTTGTTGCGCTAGCAGATTGCGGCACAACAAGTAAAGATGCTCCTAACAAGCTCATTGTTGCTAAAGCTGTTAATCCAATTTTTTTAACCTGTTTCATTTTAAAACCCTCCATCACATTTTTTTGCTTGTTTGTAGTTATTAAATTTGTTCTTATAGCCAGTATACCTAATTCTTCTTAAGAATTATCTAAGCCTTTAGACCTAAGTAAAAAAAATGATTCAGGAAATTATCCCAAATCATTTTATATCTTACAAACTATGTGCAAGCATTACCCCTCCAAAGCAATTTTATGAAAATAAAGGAAATAATTGCTGTTCAAAAAATTGTTAGGCATATTTGCTCTGTATGATTACTATGTACCTTT
Proteins encoded in this window:
- a CDS encoding xanthine phosphoribosyltransferase, whose amino-acid sequence is MKELEERILRDGNVLGGEVLKVDNFLNHQIDPKLMQSIGNEFAKHYANKGITRIVTIESSGIAPAVFAGLALGVPVVFARKQKSLTLTDDLYSTDVYSFTKKSTSTIVISKKFLEKTDRILLIDDFLANGQAAKGLIKICQEAQATVVGVGIVIEKSFQVGRQLLEEENYEVYSLARIRAFEEGQVKFVEE
- a CDS encoding hemolysin family protein yields the protein MNSDPDSQSLIGQILIIVILTAVNAFFASAEMAFVSIDQGKIREKAAKGDKKSLNILKLLSNSDNFLATIQVAITLAGFFSSASAATSFATRLEPYLSTIPGGAQIATFVVTIVLSYITLVFGELYPKQVALQKAEEVARATSGTILVVQTFAKPFVRLLSFSTNILKRLTPIDFTEEKEKLTRDEFRAYLENSQIAGAIDPDEFTMLKGILSMDTKMAREIMVPRTDTYMIDYKDGSEVNIPQLLDIPYSRVPVYLEDKDRIIGIIHVKNLLKASRTTKIDDIDLKDILNPALFVPETIHIDDLLYELRRTRNQLAVLNDEYGGVVGIVTLEDLLEEIVGDIDDEYDETYNMIEQVSESIYLVDGSTQLSKFNEFFGTEIESNDVDSIAGYFITQYGNIPQPDDNANVEYENYLLKADKIEGSRLVSLYVERLNTVVDEENELQED
- the pbp4 gene encoding penicillin-binding protein PBP4(5) — encoded protein: MRNSNKKGKKLPIWALISIAVAVLLVIGGGIIGYATWTEARDEKAAQKAADTFIAALEKQDYAAMSEVVSEESLTEIEYTKKSMAERYETVYGGIGAAELTVSDLKLAQDEETDQYTLSYTVSMETALGSLDEKLYETTLSQIENEYQVDWNTHLIFPDMEPTDKISIITTVGERGDLLDRDGSPLATEGTSWQAGMQPSALGEDDQRTTNLEKIAETYDVTIEELENRLKQGWVTPDSFVPFKTMTKDAELPQVAGVVYQEITARTYPLNEAAAHLIGYVGEVSAEDIEKDPTLRTGDSIGKSGLEATYDERLRGQKGGRIEIQTSDGELKTVLQETEVQNGEDITLTIDAEMQQAAYDQLTGESGSAVFMNPTDGSLLALVSTPSYDANLMSSGISSEDYQAYAEDPKSPFLARYAAGYAPGSTFKVVTAGIGLDAGTIIPEETQKITGLSWQKDASWGDYKVTRVKDTPSVNLADAFAYSDNIYFAREALEMGREVYEAGLANYVFGEDLKLPIAMNPAQISNSGTLDSEGQLADTAFGQGELLLNLIQQAVTYTPFANEGNLVYPKLTADQETAEPKQVVSPESAAIIKEDLVQTVQKEYGSSHKLAVIDQKTAAKTGTAETREAETEGEDAETNGFLLAFDAENSSYLIVSMIEGKSSGTVIDAMLPMLEKMDTY
- a CDS encoding hydrolase, with product MEEKKGSPSITTDLRKHYVSVPEVIDTASGIIINGKRFRSLLFTTDIAIILNNDADAVIAVYPFSPHPAIIQGITTVASMPVIAGVGGGITNGHRSANIALFAEAHGCIGVVLNSPTPTKTYQQVDRVVDIPIISTIVSEFTNIQEKLDAGVDILNVSGAAQTAHIVREIRKKFPKVPIIATGGPTDESIKETIEAGANAITYTPPSNGKLFSELMKKYRGQEEIKYEERQDSQGK
- a CDS encoding glycoside hydrolase family 73 protein; amino-acid sequence: MPLKKQKKKIYKTTKRKYNKKISPSYIMMTLFVFVFVFLGTLYFLGQEVSEVHVPQEESLNEEQFIVQIADYSKVLQEKYGVLPSISIAQAILESDWGNSELSVKNNNYYGIKGSDSEPIATMKTKEYVNGEWIEIKADFRKYATWQESMEDHSELFTKGTTWNENQYAKVLTAANYKEAAYALQESGYATDPDYPEKLIRLIEQYNLNRYD
- a CDS encoding M15 family metallopeptidase encodes the protein MKKNLALLLIATGILGGCEQFNQEASVQSSQSAETSSSSVSLTPEEEQKLAEEAEHQAMLDALPDASTEDWNLELVNNWTKIDESIERPLSALPNSNGLLVDQRIIEEYTAMTDAGKEAGHEIIAVSTFRSVELQTTNYNNSIQKYVDEGHSKEEAVKLTEDYIAIPGGSEHHTGLAIDVMDTEWLNSGKGLIAEFDTQASQQWLVEHAADYGFVLRFPKGKEAETGIEYESWHFRYVGKENAAYMKNYNLSLEEYIALLNEAGK
- a CDS encoding PTS sugar transporter subunit IIC is translated as MKNEPLTNHLYKASQGIAAAVVATLGIGLLIQSIGELLGFSTLITIGAVTKTLLIPGLGIGISYYLKTDILTLLSATAAGVIGGRAYLFSDGILSLKSGEPVGALVAIGTAIVVGTFLFNKTRFNMILVPFASILISGLVGYFLSAPIAYTLNNASLLITSSVAGFPLLSSMVLGLVFGLLILSPASSAAIALALQLDGSAGAAALIGCSVQFTVFAFLSLKDNDAGTFLAQLIITPKLQTGNILKHPKVALFPLILGTLLAPVGVLIFGLEASAEIAGMGLCALVAVFGIASSQGIGATFSYLFIVVVLPALLTLLFKPFIIKSNLLKPNDLKIII
- a CDS encoding Gfo/Idh/MocA family protein; the protein is MRKLNWGILGLGQIATEFAEAFDVENAVLYAAGSRNDEKAAAFAKNYALEKSYGSYDALLEDPSIDVVYIATPHSHHAELILKSLEHGKHVLSEKAITMNNDQLTQAMKLAKEKKLVLAEAMVIYHMPLYRKLKEIAQSGSLGKLKMIQVSFGSLKEKDPANRFFNKDLAGGALLDIGIYALSFARFFLTSQPKEIHTTMNFYETGVDEQSGILLKNDQNELATISLTFRAKMPKTGIVAFENGFITVNDFPRADKATVTMPDGSVETVEAGDTKQAMNYEIADITDMILSDGPNPSLALTHDVMEIMDTLRKDWGLHYDFE
- a CDS encoding DUF1002 domain-containing protein, translated to MKQVKKIGLTALATMSLLGASLLVVPQSASATTNGIDTTVVDEKWGKPTFIYGGGLSESQITETEDLLGIEKPENVAIGSVSGQDLINYLGDGSGNTSSMISSVLVQKQDAGEGVDVEIVTPKNISQITQDQYANAAITAGVNDVKIVVASVSKVTGESALSGIYKAFDVNGEELDQERMEVAQDELETTNDIAQENADNEEFDTAKFDQAIIDIKQSLAELKEQQGELATKEDVERIINEALEKNNLQNAVTQDQINQLMALFEKYQQTSAIDSAEVKEQLKNLSNTVQDKFGDALKQAEDSGLVDKVGNFFSQIWKAIVGLFN